One window of the Triticum dicoccoides isolate Atlit2015 ecotype Zavitan chromosome 3B, WEW_v2.0, whole genome shotgun sequence genome contains the following:
- the LOC119282401 gene encoding CSC1-like protein At3g54510: MDAEGLLASAAINLGLALVALSLFSMLKKQPGNAPVYLPRRMAGAAGSGWVLPLGTGRLTPSFRWIRAAFRLSDDDVLRRHGLDALAVIRLFKLGIHCFSVCSIVGVLILAPVNYTSAGPSGTKRPNSMEIFTVSNVPKGSDRLWVHFSCLCFISFYVVYLLHKEYKEMSHKRIERLKHHRKRPDQFTILVQGIPVCADHGIYGCNVDHFFSKHYQTYQSYQILHDNGNIESLQKLASSLEKQMERKRDTRRCNFWQWIWFKFTSGPIDARSQEQKLKEVHHSIRIMQCKNMLKQKELPVAFVSFKSRLEAAQAAETQQHVNPLSLVTRYAPEPTETIWSNLAIPFYRLAVYKLGVFIAAFLLTVFFTIPVTAVQGIVQFEKIEKWFPPARAVQLIPGLSSVVTGYLPSMILNGFIYLIPFAMLGMASFEGCISKSQTEIKACNMVFYFLLGNVFFLSILSGSLLHQIGESFTHPKDIPSRLASAVSAQSDFFITYILTNGMSGFSFEVLQFGLLTWHFLKAHTVGHSDEPYLYGFPYYRVVPIASLAVLIGMVYAVVSPLLLPILVIYFLLGYAVFINQMEDVYDITYDTCGQYWPTIHHYIFLSVTLMQTTMIGLFGLKSKPGASFATIPLLVLNIMFNEYCKVRFLPTFQCRPIQICKDNDDLDKTEGEAECSSEHAVRAYTPPWMRPTGSSPESSSVQPLVRCLI, translated from the exons ATGGACGCGGAGGGGCTGCTGGCGTCGGCGGCGATCAACCTGGGGCTGGCGCTGGTGGCGCTCTCGCTCTTCTCCATGCTCAAGAAGCAGCCCGGGAACGCGCCCGTCTACCTGCCGCGGCGGATGGCGGGGGCCGCCGGCTCCGGCTGGGTGCTGCCCCTCGGCACCGGGCGGCTGACCCCGTCGTTCCGGTGGATCCGCGCCGCCTTCCGGCTCTCCGACGACGACGTGCTGCGGCGCCACGGCCTCGACGCGCTCGCCGTCATCCGCCTCTTCAAGCTCGG GATCCATTGCTTCAGTGTCTGCTCGATTGTTGGAGTGCTGATCCTCGCGCCGGTAAATTACACAAGTGCAGGTCCATCGGGCACCAAGAGGCCAAATTCTATGGAGATTTTCACGGTGTCCAACGTGCCAAAGGGCTCTGACAG GCTCTGGGTGCATTTTTCATGCCTGTGCTTCATATCCTTTTATGTGGTGTATTTGCTTCACAAG GAATACAAAGAGATGTCCCACAAAAGAATTGAACGCTTGAAGCATCACAGGAAGAGACCTGATCAGTTCACCATTTTAGTTCAAGGAATTCCAGTGTGCGCAGATCATGGAATTTATGGGTGTAATGTTGATCATTTCTTCTCAAAGCACTACCAGACATACCAATCATATCAAATACTGCATGACAATGGAAACATTGAGTCATTACAG AAGCTGGCATCTTCACTTGAAAAACAGATGGAGAGGAAAAGGGACACCCGTAGATGCAACTTTTGGCAGTGGATCTGGTTTAAGTTCACATCAGGACCAATAGATGCTCGCAGCCAGGAACAAAAACTGAAGGAAGTGCACCACTCTATCCGAATTATGCAGTGCAAAAATATGCTTAAACAAAAG GAGTTACCAGTTGCTTTTGTCTCATTCAAGTCCCGGTTGGAGGCTGCCCAAGCTGCTGAAACGCAACAGCATGTCAATCCGCTGTCACTGGTTACACGTTATGCTCCTGAGCCAACTGAGACAATATGGTCAAATCTGGCTATTCCTTTCTACCGTCTTGCTGTATACAAGCTTGGAGTCTTCATTGCTGCATTTTTACTAACAGTGTTCTTCACCATCCCCGTCACAGCCGTGCAAGGGATAGTGCAATTTGAGAAGATTGAGAAATGGTTCCCACCAGCCAGAGCTGTGCAACTTAT ACCAGGTTTGAGTTCCGTTGTAACTGGATATCTTCCAAGCATGATTTTGAATGGATTTATCTACTTGATTCCGTTCGCAATGCTCGGTATGGCTTCGTTTGAAGGCTGCATTTCAAAAAGTCAAACGGAAATCAAGGCGTGCAACATGGTCTTCTACTTCTTGCTAGGAAATGTTTTCTTCCTCAGTATACTTTCAGGATCTCTGCTCCATCAGATAGGAGAATCCTTTACGCACCCTAAAGATATTCCTAGCCGTCTTGCAAGTGCTGTTTCTGCACAG TCAGATTTCTTCATCACATATATCTTGACCAATGGCATGTCAGGCTTTTCTTTTGAAGTTCTTCAGTTTGGTTTGCTAACATGGCACTTCTTGAAGGCGCATACTGTTGGACATAGTGATGAGCCATATCTGTATGGCTTTCCTTACTACAGAGTTGTGCCCATTGCGTCCCTTGCAGTATTGATTGGAATGGTGTATGCTGTTGTTTCACCTCTTCTGCTTCCGATTCTTGTGATCTACTTTTTACTCGGTTATGCCGTGTTCATCAACCAG ATGGAAGACGTATATGATATCACATACGACACCTGTGGGCAATATTGGCCCACTATTCACCACTACATCTTCCTCTCGGTCACGCTCATGCAAACTACAATGATAGGTTTGTTTGGCCTGAAGTCGAAGCCGGGAGCTTCGTTCGCCACGATCCCCTTGCTTGTGTTGAACATCATGTTCAACGAGTACTGCAAGGTCCGGTTCCTTCCGACTTTCCAATGCCGGCCGATCCAG ATCTGCAAGGACAACGATGACCTTGATAAAACTGAGGGGGAGGCGGAATGCAGCTCGGAACATGCGGTCAGGGCCTACACGCCGCCATGGATGCGTCCGACAGGGTCCTCCCCAGAATCTAGCTCAGTGCAGCCTTTAGTCCGTTGTTTGATATAA